In Methanomicrobium antiquum, one DNA window encodes the following:
- a CDS encoding iron ABC transporter permease, producing MNLSADETGDSFKRTILLIPLIFGVLILLFTLDLLTGSVNIPLDAFFNIITGGEVKETWQNIFWAWRLPKAITAIFAGGALALAGLLMQTFFRNPLADPYILGISSGASLGVALVMLSAGAAGVGVIFQTFGFIGDLSISVAAICGSFAVLALILAISSKIQSNITILILGIMVAYISSALVTILLQFSDESSMHSYTAWTFGSFSGVTWGQIPVMTVLLMAGFLISLCSVKSLNALLLGEQYAESMGMNFKRTRTIIIANTALMAGAVTAFCGPVGFLGIAVPHLCRALFVTADHRILVPACIIVGGIISLCTDIISHFPGTDIVLPLNAITALFGAPVVIWVIVRGTKFGRGVTT from the coding sequence ATGAATCTTTCTGCTGATGAAACCGGCGACAGCTTTAAGAGAACTATTCTTTTAATTCCGCTGATTTTCGGAGTTCTGATATTGCTTTTCACGCTGGATCTTTTAACAGGATCAGTAAACATACCATTAGATGCTTTTTTTAACATAATCACAGGAGGAGAAGTCAAAGAAACATGGCAAAACATCTTCTGGGCCTGGAGACTTCCAAAAGCTATTACTGCAATATTTGCAGGCGGAGCTCTTGCTCTTGCAGGTCTTTTAATGCAAACTTTTTTTAGAAATCCACTTGCAGATCCATACATTCTGGGTATAAGCTCAGGTGCAAGTCTTGGTGTTGCTCTTGTCATGCTCTCTGCAGGAGCGGCAGGCGTTGGTGTAATATTTCAGACATTCGGTTTCATTGGTGATTTAAGCATCTCTGTTGCCGCAATTTGTGGATCTTTTGCAGTTCTGGCACTGATTCTTGCAATTTCATCAAAAATTCAAAGTAACATCACAATATTGATTCTTGGAATAATGGTTGCATACATTAGCAGTGCCCTCGTAACAATTTTGTTGCAATTTTCAGACGAATCAAGCATGCATTCCTATACCGCATGGACATTTGGCAGTTTTTCAGGTGTTACCTGGGGACAAATCCCTGTGATGACAGTACTTCTTATGGCAGGTTTTTTGATTTCGTTATGTTCAGTAAAATCTCTAAACGCATTGTTACTAGGAGAACAATATGCAGAAAGTATGGGAATGAATTTCAAACGAACAAGAACCATTATCATTGCAAACACAGCTCTAATGGCAGGAGCTGTCACTGCCTTCTGCGGACCAGTCGGATTTTTAGGGATTGCTGTTCCACATTTATGCAGAGCCCTTTTTGTAACGGCAGATCACCGTATTCTTGTTCCGGCGTGTATAATTGTTGGAGGAATTATCTCACTTTGCACTGACATCATCTCGCATTTCCCTGGAACAGACATTGTATTGCCTCTCAATGCAATAACCGCCCTTTTCGGAGCACCGGTTGTTATATGGGTGATTGTCAGGGGAACCAAATTCGGAAGAGGGGTTACAACATGA